The genomic DNA GAGAAGTGTTTACATCCAAAAAAGCCTTTACTTGCTGACAATGGGCTTGGATGAGGTGCTTCCAAAATATAATGTTTACTTGTATCAATCAACTCTACTTTTTTACGTGCATTACTTCCCCATAGTACAAAAATAACTGGGTCTTCACGCTCACTTAAAATAGATATTACTCTATCAGTGAAAATTTCCCATCCTTTGTTCTTATGAGAATTAGCTTCATGCGCTCTAACAGTAAGAGCAGTATTTAAAAGTAACACTCCTTGGTCTGCCCAAGGCATTAAATATCCATTATTAGGTATAAAACAACCTAAATCATCTTTTAATTCTTTATACATATTTAATAAAGATGGTGGAGTTTTCACTTGTGGTTGAACTGAAAAAGCTAAACCATGAGCTTGATTATCTCCATGATAAGGGTCTTGTCCTAATATTAAGACTTTTGTGTCTTTGTATGAAGTGTGTTTTAAAGCTTCATATATATTGTGCATATTTGGGAAAATTTGGCGTGTTTTATATTCTTCTATAAGAAATTTTCTTAAGTTTAAGTAGTAATCTTTTTCAAATTCTTCTTTCAATAATTCATCCCAATCGTTTCCTAAGTTAACCATAATTATCACCAATTCCTTTCAATTATTTTTATTATTTTATTTAGAAATTATATCTTCTTGATTATCATTCTTTTCATTTGTATTTATTTTTATGCTCACTCTATTAGGTATACAAACTATGCTTTGACTTGGCTTGTTTATAAATCCAGTATGTACGCAAACCTTATCAGGGCATGAAGCATCTACTATCTCAACCCCTTTATCATGAATCTTTACTATGTTATACCCCCCTCTATTCTCTATTTTAAATTCTTCTTTGGCATTTATTGAAACAGTTTTATACAATTTATTATCTACATAAATCTCAATATTTCCAGCATTTTTAGAATTTATAACATTTATTATCCCATAACATGCTGTAATAACAACCAAAATGCCTAAAATAAGAAGAATGTCTTTTTTCTTCATTTTTTGTCCTCCTATGAAATTATGTTATAATAAAATAATAACACAATTTCATAGGAGGAATATACCATGAATAAGAAAAAAATCACATTTATTTTTGTGATATTGATTTTAGCATTAATTTTATTTTCATTTTTTAGGAGTTCAAGCCAGAATACTAAATATAGTAAAACTAGCTACTACCTTGGTACAGTAA from Clostridioides difficile ATCC 9689 = DSM 1296 includes the following:
- a CDS encoding uracil-DNA glycosylase, producing the protein MVNLGNDWDELLKEEFEKDYYLNLRKFLIEEYKTRQIFPNMHNIYEALKHTSYKDTKVLILGQDPYHGDNQAHGLAFSVQPQVKTPPSLLNMYKELKDDLGCFIPNNGYLMPWADQGVLLLNTALTVRAHEANSHKNKGWEIFTDRVISILSEREDPVIFVLWGSNARKKVELIDTSKHYILEAPHPSPLSASKGFFGCKHFSKINEILKKLGKEPINWQIENI
- a CDS encoding NusG domain II-containing protein, producing MKKKDILLILGILVVITACYGIINVINSKNAGNIEIYVDNKLYKTVSINAKEEFKIENRGGYNIVKIHDKGVEIVDASCPDKVCVHTGFINKPSQSIVCIPNRVSIKINTNEKNDNQEDIISK